In the Microtus ochrogaster isolate Prairie Vole_2 chromosome 21, MicOch1.0, whole genome shotgun sequence genome, TTCTCAACTCACTTGGCTCTCCTAATGTTGGTCCTCTgagcatctttttctttaatatcacCTACCACTGAGCCCACGCTGGTAAGTATTAGTAAAGGGTCACGCATGGATGTTGCTGCCCTGACTACCTGTAACAACACTACGGTGGAATCATGGGCAATATTGGGGCACACCTCAGAGATGTTGGGAGAGTGACTTGGAAGCtgagagagctggctcagtggttaaaagcacttctTACTTacaggagacctgagtttggttctaaCCACCCATATTAATTAGCTCACAACCACCCGGATCAGTTCTGggagatccagtgccttcttctgatctctgcaggcaccagaagACTGGTACACACcgactcacatacacacataatagaTGAATaactattttttgaaaaatttcaaaagtgaCTTAGCATGGTGCTGGGCAAAGTATAATGATATTTCTAGTTAAATACTCATTTTCCTTTCTAGAGAAGCAAATTTACTGGTTAAGTGACCTACCTGTGTTCATGAGGCTGGTTACCCAAGTGCCTAAGTTCCTGGTTGCCTCCCTTGTTATTTCTGACCTGAAAGCAAATGCTGGGTCTCTGGTCTCTTCCTTGTTTCTGCCTTTGGACATTGGTTGCTTTGTCCTGCTCAGGGTTACAGCAGGGCCCGAAAAGAGATGACACACAGCCCTCTCCCTATGGCCCAGGGCTTTGTGGTTACAGCCCTCTCCCTATGGCCCAGGGCTGTGTGGGTACAGCCCTCTCCCTATGGCCCAGGGATGTGTGGTTACAGCCCTCTCCCTATGGNNNNNNNNNNNNNNNNNNNNNNNNNNNNNNNNNNNNNNNNNNNNNNNNNNNNNNNNNNNNNNNNNNNNNNNNNNNNNNNNNNNNNNNNNNNNNNNNNNNNGGATGTGTGGTTACAGCCCTCTCCCTATGGCCCAGGGCTGTGTGGTTACAGCCCTCTCCCTATGGCCCAGGGATGTGTGGTTACAGCCCTCTCCCGATGGCCCAGGGCTGTGTGGTTATAGCCCTTTTCCTGTGGCACAGTCCCAGACCCCTGCTGCCCTCCTCTACAGTGCGTGTGAGCATGTGGCCTTCACTTTCCAGTAACTTCTTCAAGTGCCCTCtgctggaggaggaagcagcCAGAGGCTGACAGGTGTATATTCTCTACCAGTTTATAGTTTGGTCTTACCAGTTCTGGGCTGTCTGTCATCCCTTCTCCATCCCCCAAGGCTCATAGGTGTGACTAACCTCCTATTGGGCTGTCTGTCATcccttctccatctcccaaggCTCATAGGTGTGACTAACCTCCTACTGAGGACAGCTGTGAATGCTACCCAACATAAAATTGTAAATGTTGTTAAAACtcaagactctgtgtgtgtgtgtgtgtgtgtgtgtgtatctgtgggctGTTACACGTATCAGCCAGAGGTCACAGAGGTCAAACTCAGGCATCATTCCTTAGGAATCATCTAACTTGAATTTTGCGATTGGGAGtctctggccagcaagccccagggagatctgcctgtcttgcCTGTACACTAGAATTTCGAGCACCGTGCCTCCCATCTGGCTTTTGAGAGACGACTATTAAAAtcagtcaggtcctcatgcttgatcAGCACTTTGGAGATATTCATTCCTGATTTTTGTTCTCCTAAGACTTATGTGACTGTTTGCTTCTTGAGCACAGACTTTCGTAGACTGCAGCGCAGGGTTGCAGTGTCAAAGGTTGGACATGTTCTCAAGCTGTTCTGGGTTGACCaaatggttttggttttgtttgaaaaCCAGTTCTGGACCTTCTAGAAACTTCCAAGTATTCTCTTTTACTTTCCATGACTTTGTGTTTTGAGGCTCTAGCTTTACGAAGTATGGttgaacaaatttatttatttattttttaaaatttatttattttttatgtatacaatattctgtctgtgtgtatgcctgcaggccagaagagggcaccagacctcattacagatggttgtgagccaccatgtagtttctgggaattgaactcaggacctttggaagagcaggcaatgctcttaacctctgagccatctctctagcccctcaaatacaattatttttcttccttttctggagACAGAACTTTATCTCCTGAGTCCCCATCTTACCTGACCATCTGCAGACTTCAGTGACCCAGCTAAGCAGATCCTAGGGTATATAGTAGGTGGGGACTGCCCAAAGACTGGCTGACGGTCCTGTAGAGTTCACTGTCCTTTAGTTCTTACCTGGAGGAGACTCCTGGGAAAGAGGCTGAAGTTTAAGGAGGCtggggaactggggagatggtgtTTGAGAGTACCGGGGAGGAGCATTATTACTCCGTTGGCTCCCAATCTTTGAAGGGCAGTTCTCCTAGAATATCTTTGTACACTAGGTCTAGTTGACCCCAACTGCCAACTTGTCTGTTGCAGAGGGGCTGCTGAGTGAGGAAGAAGGGGCTGTCCTCCGTGAGGAAGAAGACGACCAGCCTGGTGTGCCTGACATGACACTGTTCCCAGGCCTGTCAGAATCTGACAGTATATCCCGGAGTCCccggggagaggaggaggaggaagaagaggaagaggaggaaagcgCCGGGGAGAACCGGCTGATGGAGGAAGATGAGCAGTTACCTCCTCCAGTGCTTCCCTGGAGGCGTCACCTCTCCCTGGGGGGTCGACACCGAGGTGACAAACCTGCCCACCGCCGTTTCCACCGGCTCCATCACCCCATGGCCATGGACCTTGGGGAACTCGACAGCCTGATGGCCAGCATCATGGACGCGCCCACCATCTGCCCAGACTGCGGGGAGAGCTTCAGCCCGGGCGCCGCCTTCCTGCAGCACCAGCGCATCCACCGTCTGGCAGAGGCAGCAGCGGTGGCCAGCCTGGAGCCCTTCGGCTTCGCTGCCGATTGCGGTGGGGTGGTGGGGATGATGGGCATGGGCGTGGCCGGCGACTTCGGGACAGGGTCCGCGCTGGCCCGGCCCCCTCGCGAGAAGCCCTTCCGCTGTGGCGAGTGCGGCAAAGGCTTCAGCCGCAACACCTACCTAACCAACCACCTGCGGCTGCACACGGGCGAGCGGCCCAACCTGTGCGCCGACTGCGGCAAGAGCTTCAGCTGGCGGGCCGACCTGCTCAAGCACCAGCGCCTGCACACGGGCGAGAAGCCCTACCCGTGTCCGGAGTGCGGCGAAGCCTTCAGCCTGAGCTCGCACTTGCTCAGCCACCGGCGGGCGCACGCGGCGGCCAGCGGGGCGGGCTCGGCGGCGGCGCTGCGGCCCTTCGCGTGCGGGGAGTGCGGCAAGGGCTTCGTGCGCCGCTCGCACCTCGCCAACCACCAGCGCATCCACACGGGCGAGAAGCCGCACGGCTGCAGCGAGTGCGGCAAGCGCTTCAGCTGGCGCTCGGACCTGGTGAAGCACCAGCGAGTGCACACGGGCGAGAAGCCCTACATGTGCTCCGAGTGCGGCGAGACCTTCAGCGTGAGCTCGCACCTCTTCACGCACAAGCGCACGCACTCGGGCGAGCGGCCCTACGTATGCCGCGAGTGCGGCAAGGGCTTCGGCCGCAACTCGCACCTCGTCAACCACCTGCGCGTGCACACCGGCGAGAAGCCCTTCCGCTGCAGCCAGTGCGAGAAGCGCTTCAGCGACTTCTCCACGCTCACGCAGCACCAGCGCACGCACACGGGCGAGAAGCCCTACACATGCATCGAGTGCGGCAAGAGCTTCATCCAGAGCTCCCACCTCATCCGCCACCGGCGCATCCACACCGGCAACAAGCCTCACAAGTGCGCTGGCTGCGGCAAGGGCTTCCGCTACAAGACGCACCTTGCGCAGCACCAGAAGTTGCACCTGTGCTAGGGCGGGGTTCCCAACGCGTCCCAACACTGGGAGTAGATGGCTAGGTTACTGATCCTGCAGATGTGGGGGAAGAAGTGGGAGGGACAGCCTAAGAGTGTCTGGGAGAGCCTTTTAATGtttgctcccctctcccagggaaCGGTTAATCAGAGTTCTTATTTCGAGGTGCCTGCCTCCTCCATCGAAGTAACTCTTAGGAGATGTGCTTGACTTGATGGCTTACTTAAATACTCACTGTAAGGAATGAAAAGCTTGGGTGAACAGACGCTTGGAGGATCCCCGAGGAAGGGGATTTGGGACTGGGTAGAGAGGGTTGAACTGCCGTGTTTGTGGGAACCGGGAGAGGTGATTGGTTTAGAGTTATGGGGGTACAAAATTACGCGGGCAGGAATAAGCCTGTGACACCCCTCCTCTCAGCTTTAGTCAGACCCTTCTCATCGCTACAGAAGAGGGTGCTTAGTATCCACTTCCTTCCCTGTGAGCCACAGTTAGCTGCTATTTTGAGACATCCAGGGAAAATTGAGCAGAAAAACTGCACAGTTACTTCAGGAAGCAACCTTGGATTTAGACATCCACTAGCAACTGGTTCCCAGATTTGTTAGGAAATCCTGCCCTTGCTTCTTCATGTTGATTCAGGGTTGCCTAGGTGGATGGATGACCCTGACCCCCGTGTAAGTCAGGACGTGGCCCGTCTTAGTCCGGCTTGGTACATGAAGACCATCAACAGCTGCCTGAGAAACCTGTTCACAAAAGGCAGCCAGCTCCGTTTTACTGGCTTCACGTGGAAATGCAAGAATGCTGAGTTCATAGGCTGGGATGCcttcatttgcatgtgtgtgacccCATGAACCCCAACTTCCCTCACAAGTTAATGAGGGATCTAGTCCAGACAGGGGCgtcccctttcccctccacatATGAGAGGCACGGATTTACAcgtggagaggagagacagggagaggtgGGAATGCAACATGGCCAAATAGCACAAACGAATGTTTTCTAGTTACACAGTTGCCAAAACAGCACTTTCGTATTTACAAAGTGTTTTACGCTTTCTAAGGATTGCTAGTGTTTCTCACATGCTCAGGAGGTCAATCAGTATTACAAACTCTGGCTTGGGAAAATCTGGGGTCGGAGTGTGGCGAGCCTCCtgaaggaaggctgaggaccgTGGATGGTGGAGCCTGACCTTTTGTGTTCTCCAGCTCGGTTGCTAGGATGAGTTACGTTCTCTGATTTATATAATACTGCGAGAACACGGAGCATTTTCGTGCTTGATGGGAGACATAAAAGCCTAGAAGGACCAAAGATGTCCTTATTGACAAAGCTGGCCTTTGTCGCCCGATTCCAGTGTCCTCACTAGGCTCTATTTCTAGTAGGGAGCTGTAGGCAGATGACTTGTATAGATTTTGGTTACACTGAAAACCCTCCCCTAGATTAGCCTGTAGATGTCAGTGTCGTGGCAGGAGTTGAAGTTACCGTCACTGAAACTTATTACCCTAGACTGTTCATGGAGCCTCCAACTGTTGGACACAGTTGAAGGGGAAAACTAGAAGATTGCTTTTACAGTTTTAGTGAAGATTCTGTGAATGCTAGTGATTTCTACTTGACcatttgtgttttagtaatgATCTTCTTTACTGTAGGGGGCTGTAGGAAAGCATGTTTTCTATCATTCTAAGAACAATCTGGAGAACATCCGGGCTTGTATATTGCCTGCTGATCATGTCCACTGAATCTTTTTATTGTTCAGAGATACTCACACTAgggagagtttttattttatttttatttttatataaaatgcgAGCTCTCTCCGGTCCTCTTTGAGTGAAGAGTTACATGTGCAGTCTGTGCCCATTCTTTATTCTGACTCTTGTAGTCTGAATGCAAAGTGAATGAGACCACTTAATACAGGCAATTTGTAagtaatctttaatttttaatttctttttttctttcttctttctttcgagacagggtctctctacatagttcttgctgtcctggaactcactatgtagaccagtcttgcctcgaactcacagagatctgcctgcctctgcccaccaagtgctgggattacaggcaagtgccACTGTGACCagcttattgtttttgttttgttttgttttttaatacacaTCTACCTCTTCTGGCTGTTTTAAATTCGCTCAAGCGTGTGCCAATGAAATCTTGTCCAACTTTTGattcttcatatatatttttagccactttggctttttttttgccttttgttaTCACCATTACACAGAGTTATAGCCATTATCAAATGTGTTACACATCAGCAACTTTAGAGTGGGTTCCGTGAGGAGTGGATATGCAAGCTGGTGTGAAGCCATGGCGGTAGAAATCCTTGGGCTTCTCCTGTTCCACGGGCAAGAGAATCAGCTACTGTGTTCATGCCTATGCTGAGCAAACCCTTCAGCAGGGAGAGGCTGTTCAGCCACCCATGCGCTGTGCCAGTGGTGGGTTTAAATGTGACTTTATTTCTCTTACTTCTTCAGGGAACATGCCCACATTAGGTGTGAGTCCATACACACAGGTGGTTCTTTCTCGTCTTCCATCTTAGAATAATAGCGTGTCTTCAGGATCCCCTGGAGACCGTGGTTCATGCTTGAAATGTTAAAGATTCCTCCCTCCAACTCATGATTGATATTGGAGGCCCTTGTACTATTTATTTCCTGGGGAGTTTGGCCAAAAGCAGGCTTCCTTTGCTGTCCTTCACTAAGCAAAACCCAGCGTAGTTTCTGGGCTTAAATGACGTAGTTCTGAGGCTGAAGAAGATAAGCAGTTAGCCCTTTGAGCCATGTGGTCGCTTGACAGTCTAGAGGCTGTATATATgtgaaaagtaaaaattaaaaaaaaactatgtccaTAGACAATCTGAGTTGTGTTCTGAAGTCTGTGCACACTTTTCCCTGCTGTGCTCTTTCTTATCTGTTGTTAAAGTAGTAAGTAATTTAATGATCCAAGGAGTACCCTATTCCGCGTGAGTGTGCTTGTGGATGTGAGAATCGCCTTGTTTGCAGGTTGTTTTATTTAATGGTGGCTCCTTGGACAGCATCCTGGTGTCCAACAACGAATATAGGATATTTGTCATTAAATTCCTATTAGTCTTTTGTCATTCTTTGTTACTATGTGTCTCACATTTGACTCTTCTACGTGGAACATTCCTGGAATGCGGCTACACCCATGCAGCCATGCTTACAAACTGTCTATGGAGACTTTCGTGCAAAGCTGAGTAATTGGGACAGAAACCACATGGGCCATAATCCTAAAATATCTACTGTCGTCCCTTTAAAGGCACAGCCTAGCAGGGGGTGGAGGATGGACAGGCGACAAGAGGCTACCACAGAATGAATGCCagtatgaggtcagcctgatctatgtagtaAGACACTGATTCATAATTTCTAAtccatatatgtatttgtgcacacacacacacacacacaccctagttTGCtctctatggctgtgataaaacaccacgacgaAAACCAGTGTGGCGAGGACATGGTTTACATGACTTTTTCCTGTGGAAGTCTGTCATGAATAGAGGTCAGAGTGGGAATCTAGcggtgggaactgaagcagaggccatggaggagccttgctccccgtggcttgctctGCATGTCCTGAATTGCTTTTtgactcaggaccacctgccctaGGGTGGCACTAACCACAGTGGGTTGCTCCCTCCCACCATCAATCATTATTAAGAAAAGGCGGCACAGACTTGCCCATTGGCCAATCTTGTGGAGGCCTTTTATCTCAGTCACGGTTTCCTCTCCGCAGATGATGTATGTGTGGTCTAACCAGCACAATTGACCCCTTGTTCTTTATCCAAACACACCACTGTGAAGCCAACATTCTCCCTCATTTTTGTCACCAAGATCTCaatgtcataaaataaaacagtataacTTTAAAAGCCCAACCATCTTTAAAACATTCAAACACTTTGAGATCTCCAGTTCTTTAAAATACCCAAAGCCTCTCTCTCAACTTTGGgctcctgtacaataaaaaaaatatatacgtGTTTTCTTATTCCAAAGGAAAGAACCAGGGCACACTTTGAATCAGATCAAGGCAATCCCCACCAGTATAAATACTTCCGTGTTGGATGTCTGGAATTCACTCATGGCCTTCTGGTCTCCGAAGGGCTCGGGCTTATACATCTACACAATTGATGAAGTTGCTGAGTCTGGCACTAGAACACTGGTGGATCCCGGATCAGCCCAGAACTGGTTAGCACCAACTGAACTTCACATGGTTTGCACACCCTTCACAGTAACAAAGTGCAGCACAGTGAAGCTAGCAtgcctgtggggggagggggatgtctTCACGTGCCTATCACTGCTCTCCATTCCCAGAGTTAGCAGTCTATGGATGGTGGTGGTTTGATGGAAGATTCAAGGAAAATTAGTTATTGAAAAGGGAGGAGACAATAATATGTATTCCTGAATCTCATAACAGAATTTCTTTTGCCTTGGCTCTCAATAATTTGTATTAATGATTAGTGATAATACCCAAGGGTCTTCACCTTAGCTcggtggttctcaatctgtgggtcatgatccccttggagggttgaatgaccctttcacggggttgattggaaaacacaggtgtttatgattcctaacagtggtaaattacagttatgaagtagtgacGAAAATAATTTCCTGGTTGAGGGTCACTGCAGcctgaggaactggattaaagggttgcagtgttagCAGGGCTGAGAAACACTGATGGCCTTAGCTAGCCTGAGCCTAGCCACATGAAAACATGTACTTAGCAGCTCCTAGGGAGAGAtcttgaggaaaaaaatctgagaatTTATTACCGTATCTTTTAACATTCACAGTGACCTCCTACCAGGGTCACAGGCAGGCAAAGAGGAGATGAAGAGAGATATGTTTCTCACCAAGCCTGACTTTAATCAGAGTAGCTATTAGTCCTACAAGCATCTCAGGAAACCGAAATGAAACCCAGAGCTTTGGCATGGGCGAGCCTCGTAAAGGATCACCTTGTACTTCCCATCCTTCTGGCCTATGGTTCACAAGTACTGGGATGACGGCTGTACACTATCACACCCGGTTTTATGCATGGCTGGCAACTGGACCCAGAATTTTATATAAGTTAAACAAGCATTGTTCCAACTGAACTGCATTCCAAACCCACAGCTAAGCCTCTCTTCACGGAGGGCAGCAGGGTCAGTGAGAAGTCATAACATATACTTGtgatcccatcactcaggaaacTGGTGGTATTGGAGTATCatgaattttaggccagcctcAATAACAATTTACAGACCATATAACAAGCAAAACTAGAAAATTGGTGTGTTGTTTCCCTGTGTGTTGTTTCAGTTTAGAGTAGCCAGAGCTACTTTGTCTGCACACCTTGGAGTTCTCAAGTTTGCTGGATTGAGGCTAGACTAGACACGCTTTAACTAAATTTATGGCTTCATTATTAAAACCTGGCTATCAATTAATCGGGGTGAGCAGGATCGATTTTTTTGCCAACAAGTAGCAGGTGTCTCGAGCAAGACTCTGGCCCTTCTAAGAGCCCGTTTGATAAGGAGAAAGCCATTATTGGCTTTCCCCTCTGTGTCTGACAGTCTAGTGACAATCTAGTGACTGTCAAAGGCTTTAATCTCACCCAGGGAACACCGAAGCTCATGACCTGCTGACTGAGCCGGCAGTGCCACCACTTAGGAGACTACATATCAGGCGATGGGCTGACTTTCCTGAGCTCCTCCTTGCCCCAGGTCCTTCATGGTCCTTAGAGGAGCACGGGGGCCCTTTTCTAATAGGAGCATTTGCCAGTTGGGTGGAGAGGTGGCAGACGATATCCTCACATTGTTTTGTTCTTGCGCAGCATACCAACCTACAGATTCAGGACTTAGCAGAAAACGGATCTTCCCCATTTTGGAGGAGGCAGAACAGGCAAACCATCTTTTTCATCGTCTGGTGTCTTTGAGGCCTCCGGGAAGCAAGGCCTCGCCTACTCTTTTCTTAGCTGAGGGCTGGCAAAGTCAGTGTTCATTCTAGGTGGGGTCAGGGACAGCCTCCGAAGCATTTCCAAACACCCTGTTcaccccgcccccctccccccagtcctttccccttcccttcaacatTATTCTGGGATAGGTTTGAGAACTAGCTGAGTATGGGTTGTCAGGGCAGGGCTCCTGTGGTGCCCTTCCAGAATCCTCA is a window encoding:
- the Znf697 gene encoding zinc finger protein 697, which codes for MDQEDHQGVHEHQNSKDRGMGSDFENSEDREADPEERGMGSNPQDAEERGHLEQEMSSNPQDDDLRGDSHESEIVSTVCPEGLLSEEEGAVLREEEDDQPGVPDMTLFPGLSESDSISRSPRGEEEEEEEEEEESAGENRLMEEDEQLPPPVLPWRRHLSLGGRHRGDKPAHRRFHRLHHPMAMDLGELDSLMASIMDAPTICPDCGESFSPGAAFLQHQRIHRLAEAAAVASLEPFGFAADCGGVVGMMGMGVAGDFGTGSALARPPREKPFRCGECGKGFSRNTYLTNHLRLHTGERPNLCADCGKSFSWRADLLKHQRLHTGEKPYPCPECGEAFSLSSHLLSHRRAHAAASGAGSAAALRPFACGECGKGFVRRSHLANHQRIHTGEKPHGCSECGKRFSWRSDLVKHQRVHTGEKPYMCSECGETFSVSSHLFTHKRTHSGERPYVCRECGKGFGRNSHLVNHLRVHTGEKPFRCSQCEKRFSDFSTLTQHQRTHTGEKPYTCIECGKSFIQSSHLIRHRRIHTGNKPHKCAGCGKGFRYKTHLAQHQKLHLC